A single region of the Solwaraspora sp. WMMD791 genome encodes:
- a CDS encoding response regulator transcription factor, which produces MRIVVAEDAALLREGLVRILERAGHEVVAAVADAHALLTYAGNCHPDLVITDIRMPPTHTDEGLRAAATIRAAQPGVAIMLLSAYVADAYVGELLDSTPGGGIGYLLKDRVGHVRDFLDSIDRVAAGGTVVDAEVVRQLVRLRRADGPLAGLTEREREVLALMAEGHTNRAIAGKLFVSEAAVRKHIGNIFTKLPLDPHSDRRVSAVLTYLRGSPSA; this is translated from the coding sequence CTGCGGATCGTGGTCGCCGAGGACGCGGCCCTGCTCCGGGAAGGGCTGGTGCGGATCCTCGAACGCGCCGGCCACGAGGTCGTCGCGGCCGTCGCCGACGCGCACGCCCTGCTCACGTACGCCGGAAACTGCCACCCCGACCTCGTCATCACCGACATCCGCATGCCACCCACCCACACCGACGAGGGACTGCGCGCGGCGGCGACCATCCGGGCCGCTCAACCCGGCGTCGCGATCATGTTGCTGTCGGCCTACGTCGCCGACGCCTACGTCGGCGAGCTGCTCGACTCGACCCCCGGCGGCGGCATCGGCTACCTGCTCAAGGACCGGGTCGGCCACGTACGCGACTTCCTGGACAGCATCGACCGGGTCGCCGCCGGCGGTACGGTCGTCGACGCCGAGGTCGTCCGCCAACTCGTCAGGCTGCGGCGGGCCGACGGCCCACTCGCCGGCCTCACCGAACGCGAACGCGAAGTGCTCGCGCTCATGGCCGAAGGCCACACCAACCGCGCGATCGCCGGCAAACTGTTCGTGAGCGAGGCAGCGGTACGCAAGCACATCGGCAACATCTTCACCAAGCTTCCGCTCGACCCGCATTCGGATCGCCGGGTCTCCGCCGTCCTCACCTACCTGCGCGGCTCACCGAGCGCGTGA
- a CDS encoding helix-turn-helix domain-containing protein, whose protein sequence is MYVLYDTRSVHPLERYEYAREGAAAELAPVAIHGRAPDKLLAVMSVAEIGDFKIEEVTWAADSEIIGNRTGRLIRACDPGCYRLFLSVNGNAQMEQAGTQVSFRARDIALYDLSQPWRAIHPMGTKPMHLVMLTFSRKLIPMRRSAITSLAGTAIPRNLPGRSLIAQFLIELTNAATEQGDEPDLANTLRECAVGLIRQRLNQPNGITPRTRRLLHRARIRAILHRHLNDPAFGPEKLAQIANVSPRYLFKIFQNTGFTPMQLLKKVRLEASHRSLRDPSLASTPIKAIMAMHGYLRPDQFARDFKQHFGVSPTEVRSPASQPRTRRHGELQIARPAAIPTSSPEPNPNNGPAT, encoded by the coding sequence ATGTACGTGCTGTATGACACCAGATCTGTTCACCCGCTCGAGCGGTACGAATATGCCCGCGAGGGCGCTGCTGCCGAGCTGGCCCCAGTTGCCATCCACGGACGCGCACCAGACAAGTTGCTCGCAGTGATGTCGGTCGCCGAGATCGGCGACTTCAAAATCGAGGAAGTGACGTGGGCTGCAGACTCCGAGATTATCGGAAACCGAACCGGCCGCCTCATCAGGGCCTGCGACCCAGGGTGCTACCGCCTATTCCTGAGCGTCAACGGCAACGCCCAGATGGAGCAGGCAGGCACCCAGGTGTCCTTCCGCGCTCGGGACATTGCATTGTATGACCTATCTCAGCCATGGCGGGCTATACACCCGATGGGAACCAAACCGATGCATCTGGTCATGCTGACATTCTCGCGAAAGTTGATACCAATGCGCCGATCGGCGATAACGTCACTCGCCGGCACCGCAATTCCACGAAACCTTCCCGGGCGCAGCCTGATCGCACAGTTCCTTATCGAGCTGACCAATGCAGCCACTGAACAGGGAGACGAACCGGATCTCGCAAACACCCTACGCGAGTGTGCGGTCGGGCTGATCCGTCAGCGACTCAACCAACCGAACGGAATCACACCGCGCACTCGACGACTGCTACATAGGGCACGTATCCGCGCCATCCTTCACCGACACCTCAACGACCCGGCATTCGGTCCCGAGAAGCTTGCGCAGATAGCCAACGTGTCACCGCGCTACCTGTTCAAGATATTCCAGAACACTGGATTCACTCCAATGCAACTGCTCAAGAAGGTGCGTCTCGAAGCATCCCACCGAAGCCTACGCGACCCCTCGCTGGCCAGCACACCCATCAAGGCCATAATGGCTATGCACGGCTACCTCCGCCCTGACCAGTTCGCCCGGGACTTCAAACAGCATTTCGGCGTCTCCCCGACAGAGGTACGCAGTCCTGCTTCCCAACCGAGAACCAGACGCCACGGAGAACTGCAGATCGCCAGACCTGCAGCGATCCCCACAAGCTCGCCGGAGCCTAACCCCAATAACGGGCCGGCGACATGA